The Raphanus sativus cultivar WK10039 chromosome 6, ASM80110v3, whole genome shotgun sequence sequence TTGCTAGTCTTGGTGATGGCTTAGTAGAATCATTGTCCAGACCAACAGTACTGAAGTTGTCTCTTGTCCAGCGAAAGAAAACAGCTTGCACTCTCTCAAAACTTCTTTTACGCTCAAACCATTTCCTCCAGACTCCTCTGAACCTGATGCAAGCAGTATCCCCAACAAATCATTGCTTTCTGCTTCTCCAGCTTCCCCCCTCTTGCTCACCATACCTCTCAGTATTGTGTCTATCTCTTTGTCTATTGCTTTTATCCTCCTACCGTTCCTTGTTGGGAAAAACCTAACACCAAAACAACAAAGTCCTCTCATAACTTCCACAGTAGTTTAGTTTGTGACATGACAGGTTAAAGACAAATCTAGTTGGGTGCTAACTTCAATCCATGGATGTAAGGTTTCTTAAACTCTTGTGCTATGAGCTGAGATAGCTCCCCTTGGAGCTCAAATATCCTCTGTCCGTCTTTCTAGCTGTTTCCAAAAGCAGCATGCGAGATCACATCCGCAGTCATATTCACAAGCCAAGGCCAAACATCCACCTCACACTGTGATTCTTTATCCATAAACAAACTCTCCCATTTGCACAGAAACTCGCTGCAACAATGGTCGAACGCAGGGACCATGTTCTATAAAACAAGAAATAGCATGTCCTAAGAGgaatcacacacacacatatacacTCAAGATAAGAGATAAAAAATAGAAACCTTGATGTTCTCGAGGTGAAAAGCAGGGTTGATGATCCTCCTGTGTCTCGCCCACTTATCTCCTTTATAGCTTGCTAGCCCGCCTACTAACAATCTGATCAAAGGGAATGAAGCATTCTTCTCAAAATCGTTAAATTTACTAAAAACTTCCTTTATATGCTCTGGATTCGTTATCATGATCGTTGGAACTGGTCCAATCCATATGAAGAAAGTCCTTCCTGTTTCCACCAAACATAATCAAGTTCAAACTCTAGTTCTAAGAGGAAATACAATGGAGAGTACCGTGAGAGTTGAACATCTTCAAGGCAAGAGGAAGGAGACGTGGGGTGATGTCATCCGTTACAGAGATGGGTTTTGATCTTGCCTCCATCAACATTTTAACATTCTTCTTGATATCTCCAACGAGAGGCGTGTAAGGGGTTCCTGGGAGACCCAGTCTTCTCAGGTAACTCTCTAGCTTCTTTGGTTTTACCCACACCCAGTTCACAACACTTGTCAACACAACTGCTAAAACCACCGTTAAAGCTGCTGCTACTGAAAAAGACATATCTACTTCTGTCACTCACTCTGGTTCTGCTAGTTGAGACACTTTTCTACTACTGAGAGTTCAGCTGTACAATGTACAGTTCAAATCCTCAGGCCTTTTGCGAAGATAAGAGTAGTTAGTTAGATGACACGTGTAAAGCAgattttatatgaattattgGAAAGTGGTGTAATTATTTTccacctatatatatatatatgcctaTGATACATTATCCCGACCAAACCCAGTTCATAAACTATCCGAGCACTCCGTAACTCTGGTTCTTCTACGatagaaaaagaacaaaacttacTCTGAAGACAACCACTTCAAACGGAGTTCAAGCTCCAACGAAATCAGCCACAAGGAGACAAGAGAGCTAAAACGGAGGAGGCGCTGATGAGGAAACAATAAACGCAGTTTTTACATGCAAATCACACACAGTTGATGATATACCACCATGgaaatacaaaaagaaagaaaaaaaatcagagctTGTGGAGGATGAGATGGGCTCCAAACTGAGGACGAGTGGTCATGACTATCTGAGGCGCATGAACATAAGAAGGAGAGAGCTCAAAGGAGAATCTCTGGAGAATCAAAGCCATTGCCATCTTGGCCTCAAACAGAGAGAAGTTCTGACCAATGCAGATCCTCAGTCCCCACCCAAAGGGGAAGTAACAGACCTGGTTCTTTGTTGCTTTTGAGATCCCTTCTTTGAAACGCTCCGGCTTAAACTCCCCTGCATCTTCCCCCCATAGCTTGGTGTCGCGATGAACAAGAGCAGTTGGTATGTAAACTCTAACACCAGCTGGAAGTGTAAGCTCTCCTAGCTTCACTTCTTTGTTGACTTCTCTTCTAAGCTCAGCCACCGGAGGGTATAGCCTCAAAACCTCACTGAAGATCATACTCATCTGTTGACAATGAAAACTCAAGTATTCAATCTTGTAAACTATATATGTCTTGAAGTCTTTTTGTGCAAGTAAATGGTGAAAGTTTTACTTACCACTTTGAGGTTGCTAAGAGAATCTATATCAGGTTTGTATCATTATCATCACCGAGTATATGCCTCACTTCCTCTCTCGCCCGTTCTTGCCAGTCTTGGTGATGGCTTAACAGAATCATTGTCCACACCAACAGCACTGCAGTTGTCTCTTGTCCTGCGAAATAAAACATCTTGCACTCTCTCAAAACTTCTTCTACGCTCATTCCATTTCCTCCAGATTCCTCTGAACTCGATGCAAGCAGTATCCCCAACAAATCATTATGTTCTGCTTCTCCAGCTTCCCTCCTCTTCCTCACCATACCTCTCAGTATTGTGTCTATCTCTTTGTCTATTTCTTTTATCTTCCTATTGTTCTTTGTTGGGTAAAACCTAACACCAAACAAACAACAACTTCTTTCACAACTCTCACAGTCTTCAAGTTTGTTTGACACAAGAAGTGTGTGTGCTTTCACTAACCTTAGTCCAGGGATGTAAGGTTTCTTAAGCTCTTCCGCAATGAGCTGAGATAATTCCCCTTGGAGCTCAAATATCCTCTGTCCTTGTCTATAGCTGCTTCCAAAAGCAGCGTGCGAGATCCCATCCGCAGTCAGATTCACAAGCCAAGGCCAAACATCCACCTCACAAGAAGACTCTTTATCCGTGAACAGTTTCTCCCATTGGCACACAACCTCGCTGGAACAATGGTGGAACGCAGGGACCATGTTCTGTCCAACCAATAAGCATCAGGTggttagagagagagatcacacacacacaaacttGGTTAGAGAGACAAAAACCTTGATCTTCTCAAGGTGAAAAGCAGGGTTGATGATCCTCTTGTGTCTCGCCCACTTATCTCCCTTAGAGCTAGCGAGCCCGCCTAGTAACAATCTGATCAAAGGGAAAGAAGTAGCTTTCTCAAAGCCGTGTACGTTACCAAAAGCCTCCTTGATATGCTCTGGATTCGTTATCATGATCACTGGATCTGGTCCATTCCATGTGAAGAACGTCCTTCCTGTTTCCACCAAACATTACTCAATCAAGTCGAAACAAAAGGGGGTACTATCTAAAACAGAGGAGTCAGTCCACctctagagagagagacagtACCGTGAGAGTTGAACATCTTCAAGGTGAGAGGAAGGAGACGTGGGGTGATATCATCCGTTAGAGTGATGGGTTTTGATCTTGCCTCTATCAACATTTTAACATTCCTCTTAGTATCTCCGATGAGAGGAGTGTAAGGGGTTCCAGGGAGACCTTGTCTTCTCAGGTAACTCTCTAGCTTCTTTGGTCTTAGCCACACCCAGTTCACAACCCTCATCAACACAACTGCTAAAACCACAATTATAGCACCTGCAATTATTGGTAAAGACATCCTATTCTTCTCTCACTCACTCTTGGTACTGCAAGTTTGAGACCTTTTTCTATTACTCAAGGTGGTTATATCATCTAATTATAGAAGAGTCTTATCTTAATCAATAATGGGATTCACCAACAGTTCTTCCCACGTGTTTTGGGAAGAGTAGTGTGGTTGGTTAATTACGTGTAAAGCAGATTATATGTAtgattttgtgtataaattACGAAAATGGCGTGTACTAGTTTCCACGTGAATCTTACCTTTATTGcagtttagttttttaattcTGTAAAAGAGAAGCGCTAAGCATTTGATAATTATAAAGAGAACCACTAATCATAATGAACTCAACTCTTTTGCAGGTGAAAGTGATGGGATTGCATCTACATAACAGCAGATTTTGAGATACAGTAAACACTTCCCTCTTAACACTATTTTCGAAGCAGCAAAACTGATGAAAATTGCCAGTCAATCTGAATATTCGTATCAAATATagataacttaaaaaaaaagaattcaagaGACAGACAGGGAAACAAGAACCTTAAGTCTGATCTGGTTGAAAAGGCTGAGGAGGAATCATGCAAAGATTAGTTTTACATAAAAGATTGGGCTTTTGACGCCTTGTATGTAGTCTTGAGCTTCCTGGTTAGTGGCCTGACCTTCCTGAATACAAGAGGGAACTTGATCTTGGAGTTGTGAAACTGCTTGGTGCTCTCTCTCTTGGAGAGACTTGCAGAGACAGTGGCGGTCTTGATGATCTGAATGCAAGGGAACCTCACTCTATGACGAGAAGCCATCTCAGTGTACATCGGCTCCACTGCACCATTGAGTGTGGTGTTCACGGAACTCCTTGTACATGTTGTGGTACCCAGTTCCGCTCTGGTAAAGCAGCCAGATACCATAGTTGTAGATCTTCGTGGGGGTTGATTCTTCTCAACAATCTACAAGAGTAGAGAACGACACAATCACATACAAAGCACCCAAACATCCAGAATCACAAAGACTGAACTCTGAAATGTAATTGTAAACCTCACTGATAGCAAGCATCTGCCGTTGGTACAATCATCATTGCGTCACTCACCAATCACCATTCACCAAAACTTGGACTTGGCGAGGACTTCATTAGTAGCCCATAGCTTCTTCCTGTAATTAAAACTTAGGCTGAACATCTTTCTCTGTTGTGAGTGCTCTCCCAACCACTTGATACTGATGAGAAACTGctcaaagaaacaaactttgCATTAGAAGCAATCAATTATACAACAAAAAAGATAACATCTTTAACAAACCCCCTAAAACAGAGCATTGCACATTCAAACTCATCCTAGAGATTCCAACCTATCTATGCATACGACACATTCTCCCGACCGAACCCATGTTCCTTCCTATATGATAGAAAGAACCAAACTTTACCCGGAAAGGCGACCATTTTCAACGGAGAGATGAAGCTCCAACAAGATCAGGAGACAGAGAACTTGCCGAGGCACGCTGATGAAGAAAACTATAAAAGAGACAAATCCTAGGCCCGTTTCTATGGGTTTTTCATTTTCCTAATGGGCCTTCAATCATTACTTTTTTGATCAAACTTGTAATCTATATCCAGAGACATCACTAGGGCTGGCCAAAAAATCTGAATtcgaaaaaccaaaccgaatcggattcaaaaaagtagcaccgaatccgaaccgaaatcgattaaatatccgaacgggttcaaaatttcggtatttaaagaaccgaaaccaaatccgatccgaaccgaaatattttgggtacccgattgtatccgaaataaatttatatatttaaatatatacattattttatatataatgtatattaaaaatattgaaaatatataagatacctttaagttttccaaaatactcggaaaatatatgcaaatagtcaaaagtaaatgtttaaaatagctaaagtatactgaaaacaccaaaataattaaatatctattgattatttattcaaatattcaaagaaaccaatttatatgttaaattaaggtatttgacatatatgttatgaaaatttatatgtaatatattatctttcttatagattttgaaaatttaaagtatataatgaattttgaaaatttaaaaacattttaaatgggttatccgaacccgacccgaacccgcaaaaatccgaaccgaacccgaaccgaaatttagaaatatccgaatggggctgaaatctttgatcccaaaaccccgaaacccgaatggactgaactgaaacccgaatgggtacccgaaggCCCAGCCCTAGACATCGCTGTCAACAGAAACAGGCCCTACTAGTATATCCTCTCACACGTGTCTGACACGCTCCGCACTTATTCAGGCGTTTGACGcgtttctcttttctctcaGAACATGTTTTTTTCCCCCACAAGTCTCTCTCTCCTTCCGTATAACCGAAAACGAAACGACTGCGTTTCACGCTGATcgaaagaaaacagagaaagtCGCCATTATATTATAGTAATAATAGATACGACGTTTGTCTCTGTGTCTCTCTGTTTCCAGTAATTAATCAACCAccagaaaaaacataaaaaagacGCACTGTTATCGAACCAAAGCACTCATCGTGATGATGATGTTCGTGTCGATGTGGATGGGTTTGGTTTCGTGAGATTAGAAGAAATTGAATGATCCTCTgtttttaacaagaaaaaagcAGTAACCTTTGGAGTCTCTCTCTTGaaactcaaaacaaacaaaatggaGTGTTCGGTGTTCCATCATGTGGTGATCGTGTTGATGTTACTTTGGCTTCTCTCTTACTTGAACCGATCACACGCCCTTTTCTATTTCCTCTCTCTCGTTTATCTCTACCTCGTATattcctttctctctctcttcctctgtttctgacGTTGACTTTATGTATTCCTTCATTAAAGATTTGATCTTGATGGGGGTTTCTTGTAGGTTCATGAACGGTATGTGATGAGATTGAGGAAGAAGTTTCAGTTCGAAGAGAGGAAGCAAGCTAACCAGAAACGTGTAATAATTCTTTAAAAACTTTctcaattttgtattttttttttaaaggtgtTGACTTTaaagcttttctttttttctctctcttagGTTCTATCTGATTCTGAATCGGTGCGGTGGTTGAATCACGCTGTGGAGAAGATATGGCCTATTTGTATGGAACAGATTGcctctcagaagatcctgcgtCCCATCATACCTTGGTTCTTGGACAAGTATAGACCTTGGACCGCGGTAAAAAAAACTTCTCTTTCTTAATATATACTTCTTTTTTGAGTCGTAGTTATGAATGATGATGGTTTGTGTGTAGAAAGAAGCTTTGATACAACATCTTTATTTGGGAAGAAACCCGCCTTTGTTGACTGATATAAGGGTCCTTCGCCAATCTACCGGTGATGATCACTTGGTATATTATAGCTTCAATCTACTATGGTGGCTTGATATCTATATAGAGGAAGTAGGACTTATGCTGaagtgtgtatgtatatatgcaGGTGCTGGAACTTGGAATGAACTTCCTTACTGCTGATGATATGAGCGCAATATTGGCTGTGAAGTTGAGGAAAAGACTTGGGTTTGGGATGTGGACAAAGTTACATCTGACAGGAATGCATGTTGAAGGCAAGGTAATGTGTTTTTCTGTAGTTATGCTTAAACTGCTCTCTTAAATGAAGTACATTCCTTCATTCTGGATACTTTTACACTCTTGAAGGTGTTGATTGGTGTGAAGTTCCTTCGTCGATGGCCGTTCCTGGGGCGTTTACGCGTCTGTTTTGCTGAGCCGCCTTATTTCCAGATGAATGTGAAACCAATCTTCACTCATGGAGTTGATGTTGCTGTGGTTCCAGGGATTGCAGGATGGCTAGTAAGTACTAACCGCCTGTTAAGCTTATTGTAAACTTACATGTAGTGTAGAAAGTCTCATCCTTCTACTCTTTTGAGTTTGTACTACTTCTAACACTCCCACCATTATTAGGACAAACTCTTGTCTATTGCATTTGAGCAGACTCTTGTTGAGGTAAGGTTTCCCTCATATAGCTAAAGCAAACACTGTCATTGTTACAATGAGGTCAGAGCTAAATGAAGCTTGTGTGTAACTTGCAGCCAAATATGCTTGTAGTTGATATGGAGAAATTCGTTAGCCCACAATCAGGAGGTAACCTATTTACTTGAGCGTCTCTCAGCTTCTTATTTAATCAGTCTATATGATTACATTTTTTGTGTCTTGTGTTTTGCTTCCAGAGAATTGGTTCTTTGTTGATGAGAAAGAACCAGTTGCACACGCTCTTGTCGAAGTCGTTGAAGCATCTGATGTTAAACCATCAGATCTAAATGGTTAGAACTCACACTGAGCTAGTTTAAGTTTTCTTCCACTTTAGTAAGTTTGATCTTAAGAACTGCTCGGATTTTTGGATGCTTCTCAGGTTTATCTGATCCTTATGTGAAAGGGCAGCTCGGCGCATACAGATTCAAAACCAAGATACTAAAGAAAACGCTCTCTCCCAAATGGCAGGAAGAGTTCAAGATCCCAATCTTGACATGGGACTCTCCCAACATACTCAACATCGAAGTACAAGACAAAGACCGGTTCAGCGACGACAGCCTAGGCGACTGTTCGGTGAACATTGCAGAGTTCAGAGGCGGGCAGAGAAACGATATGTGGTTGCCTCTTCAGAACATCAAGATGGGGAGGCTTCACCTCGCTATTACAGTAACGGAGGAGGACGAAGGGAAGGTAGATGATGACCCGTTTGAAGGAGCAACGATAAGTAAAGAAGACATGTGGGCTTCTTTTGCTTCTGACGATGCAAACAGAGGCTCCTTCTCTTCGGTGGTGTCTGATAAGTCTCCGAGGGTTAGGGATAATCTTGAACCGATCAACATTGAAGGACAAGAAGAGACTGGGATATGGGTGCATCAGCCAGGGACTGAAGTCTCGCAGATATGGGAGCCAAGGAAAGGCAAGAGTCGATGCGTTGATAACAACATACGTGGAGTTACTCATGAGGCTTCTACTGGTAGTAACGAGAGCAGCAGCCCTGATGAGAACCAGGAAGGGAAGAAGACAGTGAAGTCTGTTGGAGGACTGAAGAAAGTTGGTTTAGTGTTTCATAAGAAGAAGGAAGAGTCAGGGAGCTTGGAGAAGGATGTTAGGTCTCCTAGGATCAACTTGAAGGCGTTAAACCGGAAGGATGCTGGGGGTAAGTACATAGTTGAAGACCGTTTGTCAGGGCCTTTGTCAGGGCCTTTGATAGGTAGAAGTCCAAAGGGTGAGAGCTTTGGCTCTGAAGACGCTCAGAACAAGGGACACATGAAGGATGTTGCAAAGAGCATTCTGAAACACGCGGAGAAGCATTTAAAGAATGCGTTTTCGCGTAAAGGGTCGAGAAAGTCGAGAGATGATGAGTGCTCAACGGTTCCTGAGTCTGAGTCTGTGTTGGGTTCAGAATGTAAATGTGAATATTCTGATGATGATACTGCTGCGGTTAGCAGTGTGCAGGGGACACCGAGAAAAGCAAAACCTGAAGGTAAAGCTGTCAAGGCAGGAGAAGATGGTCATGTGAATACATCAGCAAATATTGATGCTTCTGCTGGAGCTGAGAAAGTCTCCACGCCAAGAAAAGTCCAAGGATAGAAAAGAAACATTTAGGTTAATAAAAGGCTTGTTAATTTGAgtagttttaaattttacacCAAAGGAATATTGTACagcttttgagtttttttgagTCTATGTGTTTAGTTTACAGCTTTTTAGTGTGTCTTTTGCTTCTACCCACTTGTTCTCCCAGTAAAAGAACAGAGTGAGAATAGTTACTGCGAATCTATTCTAATCACTGGCTTTGAAACTATTCTAGCTATTCTCAAGCAATTTCTCTGTTTCACATCTTTCATAGAAAGAAGTTTGACTATTGACCGTGTTCTGATTAGCGGGACAACACTAATAGATAGAACATACGGTTTTCCATGTGTTACATAAGACCTCTGCCGTAAGACACAAGCTGTTCTCAAGAGCTTTCACAAAGAAGCAGATATATGAAGTAAACATGTTATTGACATATAGCAGACGCATGGATCATTGGGTATGTATTGCTTACTTTTAATCTTCATCATGTAAAGTTGCCTCTACAGACGTGCCTTTAGTGTTAGGAAAAAGGCACTAGCATTTTgattttggcaggaaaacgTGAAttagttttggcgggaaaaa is a genomic window containing:
- the LOC108812664 gene encoding LOW QUALITY PROTEIN: cytochrome P450 72A13 (The sequence of the model RefSeq protein was modified relative to this genomic sequence to represent the inferred CDS: deleted 2 bases in 1 codon), with protein sequence MQSHHFHLQKIVLMRVVNWVWLRPKKLESYLRRQGLPGTPYTPLIGDTKRNVKMLIEARSKPITLTDDITPRLLPLTLKMFNSHGRTFFTWNGPDPVIMITNPEHIKEAFGNVHGFEKATSFPLIRLLLGGLASSKGDKWARHKRIINPAFHLEKIKNMVPAFHHCSSEVVCQWEKLFTDKESSCEVDVWPWLVNLTADGISHAAFGSSYRQGQRIFELQGELSQLIAEELKKPYIPGLRFYPTKNNRKIKEIDKEIDTILRGMVRKRREAGEAEHNDLLGILLASSSEESGGNGMSVEEVLRECKMFYFAGQETTAVLLVWTMILLSHHQDWQERAREEVRHILGDDNDKPDIDSLSNLKVMSMIFSEVLRLYPPVAELRREVNKEVKLGELTLPAGVRVYIPTALVHRDTKLWGEDAGEFKPERFKEGISKATKNQVCYFPFGWGLRICIGQNFSLFEAKMAMALILQRFSFELSPSYVHAPQIVMTTRPQFGAHLILHKL
- the LOC108813722 gene encoding C2 domain-containing protein At1g53590 isoform X2; the protein is MECSVFHHVVIVLMLLWLLSYLNRSHALFYFLSLVYLYLVHERYVMRLRKKFQFEERKQANQKRVLSDSESVRWLNHAVEKIWPICMEQIASQKILRPIIPWFLDKYRPWTAVLELGMNFLTADDMSAILAVKLRKRLGFGMWTKLHLTGMHVEGKVLIGVKFLRRWPFLGRLRVCFAEPPYFQMNVKPIFTHGVDVAVVPGIAGWLDKLLSIAFEQTLVEPNMLVVDMEKFVSPQSGENWFFVDEKEPVAHALVEVVEASDVKPSDLNGLSDPYVKGQLGAYRFKTKILKKTLSPKWQEEFKIPILTWDSPNILNIEVQDKDRFSDDSLGDCSVNIAEFRGGQRNDMWLPLQNIKMGRLHLAITVTEEDEGKVDDDPFEGATISKEDMWASFASDDANRGSFSSVVSDKSPRVRDNLEPINIEGQEETGIWVHQPGTEVSQIWEPRKGKSRCVDNNIRGVTHEASTGSNESSSPDENQEGKKTVKSVGGLKKVGLVFHKKKEESGSLEKDVRSPRINLKALNRKDAGGKYIVEDRLSGPLSGPLIGRSPKGESFGSEDAQNKGHMKDVAKSILKHAEKHLKNAFSRKGSRKSRDDECSTVPESESVLGSECKCEYSDDDTAAVSSVQGTPRKAKPEGKAVKAGEDGHVNTSANIDASAGAEKVSTPRKVQG
- the LOC108813722 gene encoding C2 domain-containing protein At1g53590 isoform X1 — protein: MECSVFHHVVIVLMLLWLLSYLNRSHALFYFLSLVYLYLVHERYVMRLRKKFQFEERKQANQKRVLSDSESVRWLNHAVEKIWPICMEQIASQKILRPIIPWFLDKYRPWTAKEALIQHLYLGRNPPLLTDIRVLRQSTGDDHLVLELGMNFLTADDMSAILAVKLRKRLGFGMWTKLHLTGMHVEGKVLIGVKFLRRWPFLGRLRVCFAEPPYFQMNVKPIFTHGVDVAVVPGIAGWLDKLLSIAFEQTLVEPNMLVVDMEKFVSPQSGENWFFVDEKEPVAHALVEVVEASDVKPSDLNGLSDPYVKGQLGAYRFKTKILKKTLSPKWQEEFKIPILTWDSPNILNIEVQDKDRFSDDSLGDCSVNIAEFRGGQRNDMWLPLQNIKMGRLHLAITVTEEDEGKVDDDPFEGATISKEDMWASFASDDANRGSFSSVVSDKSPRVRDNLEPINIEGQEETGIWVHQPGTEVSQIWEPRKGKSRCVDNNIRGVTHEASTGSNESSSPDENQEGKKTVKSVGGLKKVGLVFHKKKEESGSLEKDVRSPRINLKALNRKDAGGKYIVEDRLSGPLSGPLIGRSPKGESFGSEDAQNKGHMKDVAKSILKHAEKHLKNAFSRKGSRKSRDDECSTVPESESVLGSECKCEYSDDDTAAVSSVQGTPRKAKPEGKAVKAGEDGHVNTSANIDASAGAEKVSTPRKVQG